A section of the Oreochromis aureus strain Israel breed Guangdong linkage group 22, ZZ_aureus, whole genome shotgun sequence genome encodes:
- the vps45 gene encoding vacuolar protein sorting-associated protein 45 produces the protein MNVTLAVKQYISKMIEISGPGMKVLLMDKETTSIVSVVYTQSEILQKEVYLFERIDSQNRDNMKHLKAICFLRPTKENVEHLIQELRRPKYSVYFIYFSNVISKSEIKALAEADEQEVVAEVQEFYGDFIAVNPHLFSLNLQGVTRGRSWEPSMLARCTQGLTSVLLALKKCPMIRYQLSSDMSKRLAESVKQIITKEYELFDFRKTEVPPLLLILDRSDDAITPLLNQWTYQAMVHELLGLNNNRIDLSRVPGISKDLREVVLSAENDEFYANNLYLNFGEIGTNIKNLMEDFQKKKPKGQQKLESISDMKAFVDNYPQFKKMSGTVSKHVTVVGELSRLVSERQLMEVSEVEQELACQNDHSSAQQNVRRLLQNPRVSELDAVRLVMLYALRYERHSSSILSSLMDELSRRGVSERHRRMVQAVVEYGGKRIRGSDLITPTDAVSITKQFFKGLKGVENVYTQHQPLLHDTLDQMIKGRLKDSQFPYLGASSLRDRPQDILVFMIGGATYEEALTVYNLNRSTPGVRIVLGGSNIHNTKSFLEEVMSATGHSSSSSSRAHGGGFHSSRR, from the exons ATGAATGTGACGCTCGCGGTGAAGCAGTACATCTCCAAGATGATCGAGATCAGCGGGCCCGGGATGAAGGTGCTGCTCATGGACAAGGAGACG ACCAGTATAGTGAGCGTGGTGTACACTCAGTCTGAGATCCTGCAGAAGGAGGTTTACCTGTTTGAGCGGATTGACTCTCAGAACAGAGATAACATGAAGCACCTTAAAGCTATCTGCTTCTTGCGGCCCACCAAG GAGAATGTGGAGCACCTGATCCAGGAGCTGAGGAGGCCCAAGTACAGTGTCTACTTTATCT aCTTTAGCAACGTGATCAGTAAGAGTGAGATCAAGGCCTTGGCTGAGGCTGATGAACAGGAAGTGGTGGCTGAAGTCCAG gaGTTCTACGGAGACTTCATCGCCGTGAATCCTCACCTCTTCTCCCTGAACCTGCAGGGAGTCACTCGG GGGCGGAGCTGGGAACCCTCTATGTTGGCACGCTGCACTCAGGGATTGACCTCCGTCCTGCTTGCTCTGAAGAAATGTCCAATGATCCGCTACCAGTTGTCCTCAGACATGTCCAAACGTCTCGCGGAGAGCGTCAAG CAAATCATCACGAAGGAGTACGAGCTGTTTGACTTCAGGAAGACTGAAGTTCCTCCTCTGCTGCTTATCCTGGACCGCAGCGACGATGCCATCACGCCGTTGCTCAATCAG TGGACATACCAGGCCATGGTCCACGAGCTGCTTGGCCTCAACAACAACAGGATCGACCTGTCCAGAGTCCCCGGGATCAGCAAAGACCTGAGAGAGGTGGTCCTGTCAGCTGAGAATGACGAGTTCTACGCCAAC AACCTGTACCTGAACTTTGGAGAGATTGGGACCAACATAAAGAACCTGATGGAGGATTTCcaaaagaaaaagccaaaagGACAACAGAAGCTGGAGTCCATCTCAGACATGAAG GCATTTGTAGATAACTACCCCCAGTTTAAGAAGATGTCGGGGACCGTGTCCAAACATGTGACGGTGGTGGGCGAGCTGTCCCGACTAGTGTCAGAGCGGCAGCTGATGGAGGTGTCGGAGGTGGAGCAGGAGCTGGCCTGTCAGAATGACCACTCGAGCGCTCAGCAG AATGTGCGGCGACTGCTGCAAAATCCACGCGTGTCTGAGCTGGACGCCGTCCGCCTCGTCATGCTCTACGCTCTGAGGTACGAGcgccacagcagcagcatcctGTCATCTCTGATGGACGAGCTGAGCAGAAGAGGAGTGTCTGAGCGTCACCGCAGG ATGGTTCAGGCTGTGGTGGAGTATGGCGGAAAGAGAATCAGAGGAAGTGACCTCATCACACCCACAGACGCGGTCTCCATCACCAAACAGTTTTTCAAAGGACTAAAG GGTGTGGAGAACGTGTACACTCAGCATCAGCCTCTGCTTCACGACACGCTCGACCAGATGATCAAAGGTCGACTGAAGGACAGCCAGTTTCCTTACCTGGGAGCCAGCAGCCTCAGAGACAG GCCTCAGGACATCCTGGTGTTTATGATTGGTGGAGCCACATATGAAGAAGCTCTGACTGTTTACAATCTGAACCGCAGCACACCTGGAGTACGGATCGTCCTGGGAGGAAGCAACATCCACAACACCAagag TTTTCTGGAGGAAGTGATGTCAGCGACaggtcacagcagcagcagcagcagccgagCACATGGAGGTGGTTTCCATAGCAGCAGGCGCTAA
- the si:ch211-57n23.4 gene encoding immunoglobulin superfamily DCC subclass member 3 isoform X2 codes for MSVDEGGVARFQCQIDGVPEARITWEKGRVLLNTTDSRYTLLPMGILQVTGVRKADAGVFRCVATNIANTRYSHEATLNVTGGTPRTYKEPVILSGPQNLTITVHQTAILECIATGNPRPIVSWSRLDGRSIGVEGIQVLGTGNLMISDVSLQHSGVYVCAANRPGTRMRRTALGRLVVQAPPEFLQWPQSVSKPAGGSAVFTCVAQGVPEPHLIWLKNGKVLMPGHNIKLTNNNSTLALTRISSEDEAIYQCIAENSAGTNQASARLAVAQGKDLPEAPRGFTGKALSTHALQISWDQPPTNVTESIIGYVLHIRKIGEADSLELQEAISKGNFQHDVTNLEPATTYSLYLKAYSPMGASQQSHTVTVTTLGGVPAPPTYFTKVLNSSAVQVLWELPTKAGVVEGFRLSYRRVPHADYQSPIQLPCYVNAHTMSNLEPGAVYEIKLVAYNGNGESDCSKRLVSLAEEGATDQSTGGDRLCQCRDGEASLGSIVIGIHIGTACIIFCVLFLMFGYRRNLFCSKGTQDSWSPSRIQPVHTGIPKDGEALPRGESQVVCPAQCQVIIDQHSSGLHAMGTG; via the exons ATGTCTGTGGACGAGGGAGGAGTCGCTCGATTCCAGTGTCAGATCGATGGAGTACCTGAAGCCAGAATCACATGGGAAAAAGGCCGAGTGCTGCTCAACACCACCGACAGCAG GTACACTCTCCTACCAATGGGCATCCTCCAGGTGACAGGTGTGAGAAAGGCGGATGCAGGGGTTTTCCGCTGTGTTGCCACCAACATCGCCAACACTCGCTACAGCCACGAAGCCACGCTCAACGTCACCG GTGGGACTCCAAGAACCTACAAGGAGCCCGTGATCCTGTCAGGACCTCAGAATCTGACCATCACAGTCCATCAGACCGCCATCTTGGAGTGTATTGCCACAGGAAACCCAAGGCCCATTGTTTCCTGGAGCAGGCTAG ACGGGCGCTCCATTGGCGTGGAGGGCATCCAGGTTCTTGGGACAGGGAACCTGATGATCTCAGACGTATCCCTGCAGCACtctggtgtgtatgtgtgcgctgCCAACCGGCCCGGCACCAGGATGAGGCGCACTGCACTCGGACGCCTCGTGGTACAAG CTCCTCCTGAGTTCCTGCAGTGGCCACAGTCTGTGTCCaaaccagcagggggcagtgctGTGTTCACCTGTGTGGCCCAGGGTGTCCCTGAGCCTCATCTCATTTGGCTGAAGAATGGCAAGGTCCTGATGCCTGGACACAACATCAAGCTTACCAATAACAACAG CACTCTGGCTTTGACCCGTATCAGCTCGGAAGACGAGGCTATCTACCAGTGCATTGCCGAGAATAGTGCCGGTACCAACCAGGCCAGTGCCCGCCTGGCCGTGGCGCAGGGTAAAGATCTGCCCGAAGCCCCACGCGGCTTCACAGGCAAAGCCCTATCCACGCACGCCCTGCAGATCAGCTGGGACCAGCCGCCCACCAACGTCACTGAGAGCATCATTGGCTACGTGCTGCACATCCGCAAGATAGGAG AGGCTGACAGTCTGGAGCTGCAGGAAGCCATCAGTAAAGGCAACTTTCAGCACGATGTTACCAACCTGGAGCCAGCCACCACCTACTCTCTTTACCTGAAGGCCTACTCTCCCATGGGAGCCAGTCAGCAGTCCCATACAGTGACTGTGACTACACTAGGGGGCG TGCCTGCTCCACCTACCTACTTCACCAAGGTGTTAAATTCCAGCGCCGTACAGGTCCTCTGGGAACTTCCCACTAAGGCCGGTGTGGTCGAGGGCTTCAGGCTGTCGTACCGCAGGGTCCCCCACGCTGACTACCAGAGCCCAATTCAGCTGCCCTGCTACGTTAATGCCCACACCATGTCGAACctgg AACCGGGTGCAGTGTATGAAATCAAACTGGTTGCCTATAATGGGAACGGAGAGAGCGACTGCTCCAAGAGGCTGGTGTCACTCGCAGAGGAGGGCGCGACAGACCAAAGCACCG GAGGAGACCGTCTGTGTCAGTGCAGGGACGGAGAGGCCTCGCTGGGCAGCATTGTCATCGGCATCCATATCGGCACCGCCTGCATCATCTTCTGTGTTCTCTTCCTCATGTTTGGATACCGTCGCAA TCTGTTTTGCAGTAAAGGGACTCAGGACAGCTGGTCTCCATCGAGGATCCAACCAGTGCACACTGGCATCCCTAAAGATGGAGAGGCTCTCCCCAGAGGAGAATCTCAG GTGGTCTGTCCGGCACAATGCCAGGTTATCATTGATCAACATTCGTCAGGTTTGCACGCCATGGGCACTGGCTAA
- the si:ch211-57n23.4 gene encoding immunoglobulin superfamily DCC subclass member 3 isoform X1 has product MKLVTFLSWLTAFYSFSGCWAAELSFLVEPTDVIAVRDRPLMLDCQVQGEEPITITWRKNGVPVPSTPRVRVLENGTLLIKSFQKRREGVDADMGEYDCAAQNRYGLLVSRKAKVHLASLPKFHTHPASMSVDEGGVARFQCQIDGVPEARITWEKGRVLLNTTDSRYTLLPMGILQVTGVRKADAGVFRCVATNIANTRYSHEATLNVTGGTPRTYKEPVILSGPQNLTITVHQTAILECIATGNPRPIVSWSRLDGRSIGVEGIQVLGTGNLMISDVSLQHSGVYVCAANRPGTRMRRTALGRLVVQAPPEFLQWPQSVSKPAGGSAVFTCVAQGVPEPHLIWLKNGKVLMPGHNIKLTNNNSTLALTRISSEDEAIYQCIAENSAGTNQASARLAVAQGKDLPEAPRGFTGKALSTHALQISWDQPPTNVTESIIGYVLHIRKIGEADSLELQEAISKGNFQHDVTNLEPATTYSLYLKAYSPMGASQQSHTVTVTTLGGVPAPPTYFTKVLNSSAVQVLWELPTKAGVVEGFRLSYRRVPHADYQSPIQLPCYVNAHTMSNLEPGAVYEIKLVAYNGNGESDCSKRLVSLAEEGATDQSTGGDRLCQCRDGEASLGSIVIGIHIGTACIIFCVLFLMFGYRRNLFCSKGTQDSWSPSRIQPVHTGIPKDGEALPRGESQVVCPAQCQVIIDQHSSGLHAMGTG; this is encoded by the exons GCGGCTGCTGGGCTGCTGAGCTTTCTTTCTTGGTAGAACCCACGGACGTGATTGCGGTGAGGGATCGGCCGCTCATGCTGGACTGTCAGGTGCAGGGTGAGGAACCCATCACAATTACATGGCGCAAGAACGGAGTGCCCGTACCCAGTACCCCACGGGTCCGAGTTCTAGAGAATGGCACGCTGCTAATAAAGAGCTTCCAGAAACGCAGAGAGGGCGTCGATGCAGACATGGGCGAGTACGACTGCGCTGCACAGAACCGTTACGGCCTGCTCGTCAGCCGCAAGGCCAAAGTCCACCTCGCAT CTCTTCCTAAGTTCCACACACACCCAGCATCAATGTCTGTGGACGAGGGAGGAGTCGCTCGATTCCAGTGTCAGATCGATGGAGTACCTGAAGCCAGAATCACATGGGAAAAAGGCCGAGTGCTGCTCAACACCACCGACAGCAG GTACACTCTCCTACCAATGGGCATCCTCCAGGTGACAGGTGTGAGAAAGGCGGATGCAGGGGTTTTCCGCTGTGTTGCCACCAACATCGCCAACACTCGCTACAGCCACGAAGCCACGCTCAACGTCACCG GTGGGACTCCAAGAACCTACAAGGAGCCCGTGATCCTGTCAGGACCTCAGAATCTGACCATCACAGTCCATCAGACCGCCATCTTGGAGTGTATTGCCACAGGAAACCCAAGGCCCATTGTTTCCTGGAGCAGGCTAG ACGGGCGCTCCATTGGCGTGGAGGGCATCCAGGTTCTTGGGACAGGGAACCTGATGATCTCAGACGTATCCCTGCAGCACtctggtgtgtatgtgtgcgctgCCAACCGGCCCGGCACCAGGATGAGGCGCACTGCACTCGGACGCCTCGTGGTACAAG CTCCTCCTGAGTTCCTGCAGTGGCCACAGTCTGTGTCCaaaccagcagggggcagtgctGTGTTCACCTGTGTGGCCCAGGGTGTCCCTGAGCCTCATCTCATTTGGCTGAAGAATGGCAAGGTCCTGATGCCTGGACACAACATCAAGCTTACCAATAACAACAG CACTCTGGCTTTGACCCGTATCAGCTCGGAAGACGAGGCTATCTACCAGTGCATTGCCGAGAATAGTGCCGGTACCAACCAGGCCAGTGCCCGCCTGGCCGTGGCGCAGGGTAAAGATCTGCCCGAAGCCCCACGCGGCTTCACAGGCAAAGCCCTATCCACGCACGCCCTGCAGATCAGCTGGGACCAGCCGCCCACCAACGTCACTGAGAGCATCATTGGCTACGTGCTGCACATCCGCAAGATAGGAG AGGCTGACAGTCTGGAGCTGCAGGAAGCCATCAGTAAAGGCAACTTTCAGCACGATGTTACCAACCTGGAGCCAGCCACCACCTACTCTCTTTACCTGAAGGCCTACTCTCCCATGGGAGCCAGTCAGCAGTCCCATACAGTGACTGTGACTACACTAGGGGGCG TGCCTGCTCCACCTACCTACTTCACCAAGGTGTTAAATTCCAGCGCCGTACAGGTCCTCTGGGAACTTCCCACTAAGGCCGGTGTGGTCGAGGGCTTCAGGCTGTCGTACCGCAGGGTCCCCCACGCTGACTACCAGAGCCCAATTCAGCTGCCCTGCTACGTTAATGCCCACACCATGTCGAACctgg AACCGGGTGCAGTGTATGAAATCAAACTGGTTGCCTATAATGGGAACGGAGAGAGCGACTGCTCCAAGAGGCTGGTGTCACTCGCAGAGGAGGGCGCGACAGACCAAAGCACCG GAGGAGACCGTCTGTGTCAGTGCAGGGACGGAGAGGCCTCGCTGGGCAGCATTGTCATCGGCATCCATATCGGCACCGCCTGCATCATCTTCTGTGTTCTCTTCCTCATGTTTGGATACCGTCGCAA TCTGTTTTGCAGTAAAGGGACTCAGGACAGCTGGTCTCCATCGAGGATCCAACCAGTGCACACTGGCATCCCTAAAGATGGAGAGGCTCTCCCCAGAGGAGAATCTCAG GTGGTCTGTCCGGCACAATGCCAGGTTATCATTGATCAACATTCGTCAGGTTTGCACGCCATGGGCACTGGCTAA